Proteins encoded together in one Vigna angularis cultivar LongXiaoDou No.4 chromosome 5, ASM1680809v1, whole genome shotgun sequence window:
- the LOC128196598 gene encoding mediator of RNA polymerase II transcription subunit 15a-like, which produces MDTNTNMKTQRWKLPEFRKRFMKQCLEGVVNQSDEPSTSGLVRQLERFELKLNGAADNEAEYCHWLSKKTKELFSQPPMNAESKPCLSNSNASGEVFPAQETGKSANTDWKEQVYQEIQKMNSAYFSKVYVSYLEMNKALQQLASFPQGSNTNLLEKLIKKMKQTECVLALFKLKKCQITTDTKKILDEAEKFVESNFSPKNVSSHHQGPSHSGISPLKIIETKPSQQAWETQNYYIRKDVSGENKPCLKEKQVKIMETKPSTQVLGTQNFHIWKDVSQQTKPQQAKIIETKSSAQVLGAQNFYIWKDVSQQTKPQQEKIIETNPPTQVLGTQNFQIWKDVSQQIKPQQEKIIETKTSTQVLGTQNSQQAKIIETNPLPQPLGTQNSCIWKDVSHQNKPCLKEQQLKIVEAKPSTQQLGPQNSSILNLVSQQNKPCLKEQQVEKQYRNFPQHVDQVSNMKGPDNAVQKQAQGSEKASEALRVSVNSLETSASPLTENCNKLKEFSDKSTLNFDEPSDEVKRILKVLAVISPEALSASVNEMRDAVYLNDVMATSEFLDEPREMVQQQNQPDLIAQTGKSEAFSQAGRKRSRSHSFNQLSDAEEPDWTSVAYKKKKPRILENSSLLEELKEINHRLVDSVIVVGENVSFLKAPGVAAEDSEGLVIEFLFNAVSFNMNVESHTFADKKSIIKPLRLFVPTNYPTSLPVIVDKELSEVSTECQKDLSTIAKSKLIRFLRCLDRTWSLEDIAMSWERCARETVLECAKTFGGETFSSIYGEWENYQTEVMS; this is translated from the exons ATGGACACCAACACCAATATGAAAACTCAAAGATGGAAATTGCCAGAGTTTCGTAAACGTTTTATGAAACAATG CTTGGAAGGTGTAGTGAATCAAAGTGATGAACCTTCGACATCTGGGCTTGTTCGACAACTGGAAAGATTTGAGCTGAAACTGAATGGTGCTGCGGACAATGAG GCTGAGTACTGTCATTGGTTATCTAAAAAGACAAAGGAACTATTTTCACAACCACCAATGAATGCTGAATCCAAACCTTGTCTCTCAAACTCTAATGCCTCAGGGGAAGTCTTCCCTGCTCAAG AAACTGGAAAATCTGCAAATACGGATTGGAAGGAGCAGGTTTACCAAGAG ATTCAAAAGATGAATAGTGcctatttttcaaaagtttatgtCTCTTATCTAGAGATGAATAAGGCGCTTCAACAG CTTGCGTCTTTTCCTCAAGGATCAAATACAAATCTTTTGGAAAAActgataaagaaaatgaaacaaacagaaTGTGTTTTGGCACTCTTCAAATTGAAGAAATGCCAAATAACCACCGATACCAAGAAGATTCTAGATGAAGCAGAAAAGTTTGTAGAATCTAATTTTTCCCCAAAGAATGTTTCTTCCCATCATCAAGGTCCATCACATTCTGGTATTTCTCcattgaaaataattgaaacGAAACCATCACAACAAGCATGGGAAACACAGAACTACTATATAAGGAAGGATGTTTCTGGGGAAAACAAGCCCTGCTTAAAAGAGAAGCAAGTGAAAATAATGGAAACGAAACCATCAACTCAAGTATTGGGAACACAGAATTTTCATATATGGAAGGATGTTTCTCAGCAAACCAAGCCGCAGCAAGCGAAAATAATAGAAACGAAATCATCAGCTCAAGTATTGGGAGcacagaatttttatatatggAAGGATGTTTCTCAGCAAACCAAGCCGCAGcaagaaaaaataatagaaaccAATCCACCAACTCAAGTATTGGGAACACAGAATTTTCAAATATGGAAGGATGTTTCTCAGCAAATCAAGCCGCAGCaagagaaaataatagaaacGAAAACATCAACTCAAGTATTGGGCACACAGAATTCTCAGCAAGCGAAAATAATAGAAACGAATCCATTACCCCAACCATTGGGAACACAGAATTCCTGTATATGGAAGGATGTCTCTCATCAAAACAAGCCATGCTTAAAGGAGCAGCAATTAAAAATAGTAGAAGCGAAACCATCAACACAACAATTGGGACCACAGAACTCTAGTATATTGAACCTTGTTTCTCAGCAAAACAAGCCATGCTTAAAAGAGCAGCAAGTGGAAAAACAATATAGGAATTTCCCACAGCATGTAGATCAAGTGTCTAACATGAAAG GTCCTGACAATGCCGTACAGAAGCAAGCCCAAGGTTCAGAGAAAGCAAGTGAAGCATTGAGGGTCAGTGTAAACAGTCTGGAGACTTCAGCTTCACCCTTGACAGAAAACTGCAATAAGCTTAAAGAATTTTCTGATAAATCTACGCTGAATTTTGATGAGCCAAGTGATGAAGTGAAGCGCATTCTTAAAGTG TTAGCCGTCATATCACCTGAAGCATTGAGCGCATCAGTTAATGAAATGAGAGACGCAGTCTATTTGAATGATGTGATGGCAACTTCAGAGTTCTTAGATGAACCACGAGAGATGGTTCAACAACAAAACCAACCGGACCTCATTGCACAAACTGGGAAAAGTGAGGCATTTTCACAAGCTGGTAGGAAAAGGTCTCGAAGCCACAGTTTCAACCAGTTGTCTGATGCTGAGGAACCTGACTGGACTTCAGTcgcatataaaaaaaagaagccAAGAATTTTG GAAAATTCTTCTCTTTTAGAAGAATTAAAGGAGATCAACCATCGATTGGTAGACAGTGTGATTGTTGTTGGAGAAAATGTCAGCTTTCTTAAAGCGCCGGGAGTAGCGGCTGAGGATAGTGAAGGGTTGGTTATCGAATTCCTTTTCAATGCAGTATCGTTCAATATGAACGTAGAATCTCATACTTTTGCAGATAAAAAG TCAATAATCAAACCATTAAGGTTGTTCGTTCCTACAAATTATCCAACTTCTTTGCCTGTTATTGTAGACAAAGAGCTGTCAGAAGTCAG TACTGAATGCCAGAAAGACCTATCAACAATAGCAAAATCAAAGCTGATTCGCTTTCTGAGATGCTTGGATCGGACATGGTCACTTGAGGATATAGCAATGTCATGGGAACGTTGTGCCAGAGAAACAGTTCTTGAGTGTGCAAAAACCTTTGGAGGAGAAACTTTTAGCTCAATATATGGAGAGTGGGAAAATTATCAAACTGAAGTCATGTCTTGA